The sequence below is a genomic window from Nitrosomonas sp..
GGACCCTAGCGCTTTTTTTTGGGTTCTTGGTCCCCTGGATATTGGAAGTGGTGACACCGAAATGGCCTTTTATTACATCGTGCCTTCTGGCTGCAATTGCTCTTCTTTTTCCTGCCTCACTCGGCCGATTACATGCAGTCTGGTTGTGGTCTACAAAAACAATTGGCTGGATCAGTATGTACATTATACTGTATCTCATTTTCTTCATTTTCTTCCTACCTGCTGGTTTGTTAATGAGGATATTCATAGACCCTATGCACCGGAAACTAATCAAGGGAGCAAGAACCTATCGAACTCCTTCCCGCCAGATAAAACCAAAACACATGGAGCGGTCATTCTAAGGGTTGAAATTTTCAAAGGAATTATGGAGACTAAACTGACAATTACAGCCTTTAATTGTACATATCACTTATTTCTAATATCGTCTTTAGTAAAACTGCCTATTGAGTCGAATAATCTCAGCAATTATTTCCTGGAAAAGCTCTCGTGAACACCTAGGTTCAATATTGCGTGCGAGCAACTTAGCCAGCAGTTTCGCCCTGATATGCTTGTGCTCTAATTCCGAAGTCACTTGACACACCAATTTATTCGATGGTGATTCAACACACGCTTGCGCTGATTGCCATTGCTGCTTAATCCTCAAAGGCATGCCTGCTGAGTTAGTTTTTTGAGATTCGAACACAGTGGGCATAATTTTTTTTCTGAACAGTTGGTTTAGGCCATCAACCAGTTTTTTTGACACAGCACCTGTCTCATGAAATTGTTCCTTAGGCGTCATCGTCTTTAGCTTCTGGGGCCAGGGCTGCTGATCTTCCTTCAGAAGGATGTGTTCCCCTAGGACCAGGATATCTATGTTATATTTCATAAAAGTACTGTATGCATCAAAAGGCGTACATACAGTACAACCTTGAGATGATTCAAAATTGGCTGTGGCGACAACCTCGCTATCAGTGAGAAGCTCCAAACGCCGGATAATAGCGTAAATATTTGGACTTGCTGTCTCGTGGATTACTCGCCCCCATACCGCATTTCCCTCAAGCGTTGTATTATCGTCAGAGGTATAATTACTCTGGCTACCCAGCTTTTTTGGCGCAAGTTCCAACTTCGATTCAGCAAGAGGTAACGTTGCTTTACCCCAACACTGCATGTGGCTCGAGAAAGGGCTTCCACTTGGAATTGCGACCGTCCATTCCCAATCTGATTGATGACAGTTGTTGGATAACAAGCGAAGGGGATTTTGCGCAGTTTTCAAACTCCCCAGGATGAGTCTATCTCCAGCGTATTCGGAACTCACACCTAAACGTCCAGAAAAATGGCCTATCACTTTTCCATCAGCAATCATCGCCGCCAATTGATTTGTGCGCTCCTCAACACAATATTTCCTGGATGGGTAACCGAAGGTATCTATAAATGCCTCAATCTCCTGATTTGAGTACTCTGGGCCTAATATCCCGGGTGATCGACTGAACTCACTAGAAAGACTCGATGCTCGATTGACACCCAAGTATTCAAACGACGCTAGAAGAGCAGCACCTACTGCTGAGCTTGCATTGCCATCAAATGGCTGATACCAGATATTGTCAAACATATTGGCCTCCGCCAGTGCCTTAGGGACATCTGGATCGTTGACCAACGGGCCAGCTACGCACAAGTTCCGGAGTCCTGAGAGCTCGTGGGCATATTTTGCTACTTGTACTATTACACTTGAAATCACAATTTGCGTGGATTTTGCCAGGTTCGCTCTCAACTTATCATCATTTTTGGATTTTCTGCTCTTCATCTCAAAAAATCTTTCCAATGGCGACATAGTTGCATTTTCATTCCAAGCATCGAAAAAATAGTCGGGATTCAATTCGATCGAACCGTTGTCCTTCATTTCCAATAAATTGCTGAAAATATTTTGCACAAAAACGGGGTCGCCACGCAGCGCCAGACTCCATAGTGGCTCCTTGGCGCCAGTGTTTTCGCCTGATATGAGATTCGCCATGGCCGATTTGAATGTCTGTAATGCGTGTGATGCAGAATATTCTTTAAGCAATTTTATCCCTGTCTTGCCTCCCTGCGCGATTATTATTGATTCATCTCCAAAATTTATCACTGTGGCGTTAGAGAATGGTGAAGAGTAAAATGCGTTCGCACATTGCGATGCAAAGCGCGCGCTCTCTAGCATTAGACCATCATATTTGAGATGTTCTCGAATTACAGGATAGACATTGAGTTCACGCGATACCCAATCAGACATTTTATTAATCCACGCCCTCCTGCTGGTGTTTGAAAAGAGTTTCTTTGTCTCTAGCTTGAAATCCGAAGATAGTTCACAGCCATAAACAATGGCCGAAAGATCGTTTTGGCTAATCTGCGCCTCTTCAAGGCAGTAATTAACGGCCAGATTTGGAAACCCTCGCTCGCTTATACCGCGCTTAAAGCTACTCTCCTTGGCGAATGCAATTATTTTACCGTCAAGCACAAGGGCTGCGAATGCATCTGCGCTACCAAATGCCAATCCAAGTACAAATTTGCCAGCGAACTTTTTTTTCTCCACTCCGCTTATGTTTCGTAGTTCGGTAATGGAATGCTCGCCCAACAATTTCCTTTCCCGAATATCCGCAGCAAGTATTCGCGCGATTTCTTGGTGCCCAAATGGGGAGTAATGCGTGTCCACAGGAAAACAAATCGCCTTCCGTTCTGCAAGCGTCTTGTTAGCATGTAACGCATTCGTGATAGCACTAACAAAGAGCCCTCCGGCAGGGTCTTCCAAAGACTTGTAGAGGGCGTCATGGACTGGCGCTAATCGATCGATGTAATAGTGATATGTCGGTAATGGCACCACAAGAATCGGTATGTCTGGAACCTCTGCCCTCAATTGCCTAATTAGAGCAGATAGAAGTGTCCAACCAGCACTCTTTTCATCAAGATAATCTTCATAAAGTTGCGTGTTTGAAATCTGGTACGCCAATGCTCGTAAACGCTCTTTCATTCCAGGTAACAGGTGCTGTACTAAACCCCGATATCTTTCCAATCCCGACAACCTTAATAGTCGCTCCAAAATCGGCGCCTCATTAACAGACTCAGTGTATTGGTGACTGTCGCTTTGTGAAGGCTCGGGACGTAGTCTAGGAACTGGCACATGATGTACCTTAAGGCGGCCTTGCTCAAATGTGAAGTACGGCTTAGGTACCAAGACCATCTGTTCCGAGATTCTGTCCTTAGATGGTCTGTGAGTTAGCTTAATCCGCTCGATATTGTGTAACGGTATTCCCCAGATAATCAGGTCCGCTTCTACTTCTCTACCAAATTCGCGAAAACAAAGTAAATGCTGATCCGGCGCCGACCCAGACACACCATAGTTATACACCTCGGCACCTAAAGCCTGACCTAAAAGTTCCGGGTAACGCTGCTGACCCGCACAACCTTCACCAGCTGTAAATGAGTCCCCAAATACCAATATTCTAGGTACAGAGCTTCTTTCCGCTTTAAATTCCAGGTCTGATCGAAAGCCAGAGGAATTGGTGCGAACCAGATAGCCTCCAGTCTCATGAGGTACTCGAGCGACTATATTTGAAACATAACGGTGGCCAATTTTAGGATCAAATCTCATCAACATTCGATGAGTGGAATCGTTAAGAAGAAACATTGATGCATTCCGAAACTGTAGATAATTCCATGAAAAACGCGAGAGGAACTAGCAATTATACAATATCACTTACGAAGAGTATCGTAAGTACTTATACTCAGAAGGTGCCTGGGAAACATGCGCGGTTCGGGAGTCGGCACTAACTGGAAACTTAGTCTTCTTACAGCCACTTTGCAGGTAACCACTTGAATATAGTATACTCCGACAGGTCATACGCACCAAGTCTGAAATATATTTGTGTGTGGAATAGCTAATACTTAGCTTAGCACACGGCACAATGTAAGCCAGAAAAATCGCAGAAGGTGAGAATAAAAATGAAATCTACAAAAAAAAACACGCCAAAAAAAGCTGCTGAATCGTTGGAACACGAGCTAAATGCAGCGGACCGGAATCAATCCGGGTTTATTGCTCGGTGCTTGAGGGTAGTACAATCGAAGTTTCGCCGCCAATCCAAAAAGAAAGATCCGGATATTTATCCATTTTTCTAGTCGTTCATCGTAATTGTCGACTGGAATTTACCTTCCAACCTGAAGTCAATGTTTCAAAACTTTCATTTCTGAAACCATCGAAATGTTGCGACATCGGACTCGACTTGTGTCTCTCCGCTCAAGCTTTTACCTGCTTACCAATATCGACGAACATCCCGAAGCGCTCTCAATTGCGAGAAGTATCATCACTGAGCATATCGAGGAAGCAGAGGAATTTTTAGCTCACGCTTCCGAATCCGAATGGATTGAACAAACGCCTCAATCCTTACCTGACCTCATAACCATACTTGACAGGTTTCGATCGATGTATGTAACACCGTGGCATGAATCAATTGGAGAGCTTAGCCAATCTTCAGTAAAACATTCTTTGACGCAATTCGCGCCGACAGCACTGTTGGTAGGATGTTGGCTCCAGAATGTCCTTCGCGCTCCAATGGCAGCAACGCCTACTGGTGCAATGCTTGCCAAAATTTACAAATACCAGCAGCAGAAATTTTACGAAGAAAATAATTTCTTTAGTGAATACCACGAAGCACATAGGCTATCGGCATTTACTCTGCCTGATGTCTCTTCTCGCTCCTTTGCAGATAATCCATTATTTGAAGAATCCAGTTTTGAAGTTCCATTATTTCTACTAAGCATCGGGCAGTTTCCACGAACTTATCTTGCGGAGCTTTTGGGAGTAAATCTGGGCTGGCACTTTTCTGGGCTAAACGCCGTCGGACCTATCCTCGTCCAGAAGGGGCGGCACTGTCATTCCTCAACAAAGAACGATACTCGTATTCAATATTGGGACCGGGTCACGTTGGACTGTGAACTCGCTTTGGATGCGGCAATAAAAACGCTGGCGGAGCAATCAAATAAAGACCGCGACACATTTTTTTCCCGCATCTGTGTCGGCGCCCTGCTGATTACCAATATCTGGCAGGATTGGGCAAGCAATACTGATTGTCGCACCTCAAATTGCGTTGCTGCAATCAAAACAGACATGATCAGGATACTCTGCCAAAAGGCCCCGCATGCCATCGGGTATCATGGCAACAAACTAATTGACGGGGCGCAGATCGACTCCCTTTTATCTTCTGAAAACTTTAGACCCGCTGAAATTCTGGAGAGATTGGCCAAGTCCGAATTCATTGTGCCAGGCAAACCTGAAGACAGCTTGTTTTACACCAGCTTGGTCAGATGGGGAGGTCCCATGCATATGGTTTTTTCTCCAACAGAATTAGAAACCATTTCTGCATGGATTCTCACGCTATCACCTGTCAACGAAACACACGAAACGGATGCCCCGGAAATTAGTTGTACGAACAATAACCTGTCGTTGGATGGCAGCACTGATGGCGTGATGCAATTGAAGTCAGAATTTGTGCGACGTAGTAAAGAAAATCTTAGAAAATGCTCCGTCCGTGAGATCTATCATTGCCTATTGAACATTGAGCAATACCCTGAGATACTCCCTTATGCGGAGCAATTTGCGTACAACAGATTCTCTCGTTCGATGGCTGCACTGAACAGTCGCATACGGCCAATTCCGTCCCAGCACTATTGTCCAGAGATTCTGGAAAACTGGGTAAGTACGCAGCATCGAAAACAAGTAAATGCCTATCAATCGCTCAAAGGGGAGCCATCGATAACGAAGGAAGCTTTTATCAATAGTTTGGTACAGCTTGCTCCTCTCATTCTTATAGATGGCGCTTGGCTACAGGGCATGCTCACTCAAAATTGTATTCATTCGGAATATGGTCGCATATTGTTTCAGATATTATATGAGGAGACGGGAGAAGGAAATGCGACACGGCATCATGCCAATGTTTATCGCGAACTGCTACACGAAATGGGTATAAAACTACCCGCAATTGAGACAAGAGAGTTCATACAGTGGACTCGCTTATTGGATTCATCATTTGAAATCCCAGTCTTTTGGTTG
It includes:
- a CDS encoding iron-containing redox enzyme family protein, with the translated sequence MSLRSSFYLLTNIDEHPEALSIARSIITEHIEEAEEFLAHASESEWIEQTPQSLPDLITILDRFRSMYVTPWHESIGELSQSSVKHSLTQFAPTALLVGCWLQNVLRAPMAATPTGAMLAKIYKYQQQKFYEENNFFSEYHEAHRLSAFTLPDVSSRSFADNPLFEESSFEVPLFLLSIGQFPRTYLAELLGVNLGWHFSGLNAVGPILVQKGRHCHSSTKNDTRIQYWDRVTLDCELALDAAIKTLAEQSNKDRDTFFSRICVGALLITNIWQDWASNTDCRTSNCVAAIKTDMIRILCQKAPHAIGYHGNKLIDGAQIDSLLSSENFRPAEILERLAKSEFIVPGKPEDSLFYTSLVRWGGPMHMVFSPTELETISAWILTLSPVNETHETDAPEISCTNNNLSLDGSTDGVMQLKSEFVRRSKENLRKCSVREIYHCLLNIEQYPEILPYAEQFAYNRFSRSMAALNSRIRPIPSQHYCPEILENWVSTQHRKQVNAYQSLKGEPSITKEAFINSLVQLAPLILIDGAWLQGMLTQNCIHSEYGRILFQILYEETGEGNATRHHANVYRELLHEMGIKLPAIETREFIQWTRLLDSSFEIPVFWLSVSCFPRHFMPEILGLNLAVELAGVGGPYMQARDTLRHFKLPTLFVDIHLAADNISQGHTAKSLLAIKLYMDQIAAREGPHNLDSTWRRIWSGVRSTLPQPSLAWLIAHAISAGLRGKKVDEPPRIFSG